A region from the Methylocystis iwaonis genome encodes:
- a CDS encoding CHAD domain-containing protein, giving the protein MERPARHDVSPEAIAPTADVRPEPAKVAKPAGPQKARPVKLLATDTVEDAAVCVFSSALDHFEANAPVFLAEELAESVHQMRVALRRLRAAIGTFRDALAGPALAAARDRAKTLASTLGQARNWDVFLDMLAEGPGASLKDEASYEALLAEINTRRAKAYRAARAAVEGPEARAFLAEFREAIAKRNWTAQPEAREEGSAKDFAQAALTKLRKRVVKKAKGLAELTPEERHQVRIALKKARYGAEFFESLFAHVDDAEEFSAALAKLQDGLGDYNDMETANTLLDEIDAEGATVLRASGFVRGWFAHAAQAGAAHAKKSEKRLRKLEPFWE; this is encoded by the coding sequence ATGGAACGGCCCGCGCGCCATGACGTCTCACCCGAGGCGATCGCCCCGACGGCCGACGTGCGCCCTGAGCCTGCCAAGGTCGCCAAGCCGGCGGGGCCGCAGAAGGCCCGGCCGGTGAAGCTGCTTGCGACCGACACGGTCGAGGACGCCGCCGTCTGCGTCTTTTCCTCCGCGCTCGACCATTTCGAGGCCAATGCGCCGGTCTTTCTGGCCGAGGAGCTGGCGGAAAGCGTGCATCAAATGCGCGTGGCGCTACGGCGTTTGCGGGCGGCGATCGGGACGTTCCGGGACGCGCTGGCCGGCCCTGCCCTCGCCGCGGCGCGCGATCGGGCCAAAACGCTTGCCTCAACTCTCGGGCAGGCGCGCAATTGGGACGTTTTCCTCGACATGCTCGCGGAGGGCCCCGGCGCGTCGCTCAAGGACGAAGCGAGCTACGAAGCGCTTCTCGCCGAGATAAATACGCGCCGCGCCAAGGCCTATCGCGCCGCGCGCGCGGCGGTCGAGGGACCGGAGGCGCGCGCTTTTCTTGCCGAATTTCGCGAGGCGATCGCCAAGCGCAATTGGACCGCGCAGCCGGAGGCCCGCGAAGAGGGTTCGGCGAAGGACTTCGCACAAGCAGCCCTCACCAAGCTGCGCAAGCGCGTCGTAAAGAAAGCCAAGGGTCTCGCCGAGCTGACGCCCGAGGAGCGGCATCAGGTGCGCATTGCTTTGAAAAAAGCGCGCTATGGCGCGGAGTTTTTCGAGAGCCTGTTTGCGCATGTCGACGACGCCGAGGAATTCTCCGCCGCGCTCGCCAAGCTGCAGGACGGGCTTGGCGACTATAACGACATGGAGACGGCGAATACGCTGCTCGACGAGATCGACGCCGAGGGCGCCACGGTCCTGCGCGCCTCGGGCTTCGTGCGCGGCTGGTTCGCCCATGCGGCCCAGGCCGGCGCGGCGCATGCAAAGAAGAGCGAGAAGCGATTGAGGAAGCTGGAGCCGTTTTGGGAGTAG
- a CDS encoding homospermidine synthase, which translates to MSVWPVYGKITGPIVLIGFGSIGRGILPLIERHFDFDKSRFTVIDPVDTHRRLLDERGIAFLKEKLTPENYREVLTPLLTKGGGQAFIVNLSVDVSSLDMIKLARELKALYVDTVIEPWPGFYFDKNMGNDARTNYALRETVLEERRKNPGGTTAVSCVGANPGMVSWFVKQALVDIAKDTGVFDKEPTTRAEWGALAQKLGVKGIHIAERDTQRARDPKPQNVFVNTWSVEGFVSEGMQPAELGWGTHEKSLPDIGRTHAAGCGAAIYLLSPGANTRVRSWCPTPGAQFGFLVTHNEAISIADYLTVRDGAGNVAYRPTCHYAYHPANDAVLSLHEIFGAAGKMQPSWKILDEHEIVDGIDELGVLIFGHAKNAYWYGSQLSIEETRDLAPYQNATGLQVSSAALAGMVWALENPEAGIVEADEVDYKRCLEVQLPYLGPVKGYYTDWTPLEGRPGLFPEDIDTSDPWQFKNILVR; encoded by the coding sequence ATGTCCGTATGGCCCGTCTATGGCAAAATCACCGGCCCGATCGTCCTGATCGGCTTCGGCTCCATCGGACGCGGCATCTTGCCCCTGATCGAGCGCCATTTCGACTTCGACAAGAGCCGGTTCACCGTCATCGACCCGGTCGATACGCACCGCCGGCTGCTCGATGAACGCGGCATCGCTTTTCTCAAAGAAAAGCTCACCCCCGAAAATTATCGCGAAGTGCTCACGCCGCTTCTCACCAAGGGCGGCGGACAGGCCTTCATCGTCAATCTCTCCGTCGACGTCTCCTCGCTCGACATGATCAAGCTCGCGCGCGAGCTGAAGGCGCTTTACGTCGACACCGTCATTGAGCCCTGGCCGGGCTTCTATTTCGACAAGAACATGGGCAATGACGCGCGCACGAACTACGCGCTGCGCGAGACCGTTCTTGAAGAGCGCCGCAAGAACCCGGGCGGCACGACCGCCGTCTCCTGCGTCGGCGCCAATCCCGGCATGGTGTCCTGGTTCGTCAAGCAGGCGCTCGTCGACATCGCCAAGGACACGGGCGTCTTCGACAAGGAGCCGACGACCCGCGCCGAATGGGGCGCGCTGGCGCAGAAGCTCGGCGTCAAGGGCATTCATATCGCCGAACGCGACACGCAGCGGGCGCGTGACCCCAAGCCGCAGAATGTCTTCGTCAACACCTGGTCGGTGGAGGGCTTCGTCTCGGAAGGCATGCAGCCGGCCGAGCTGGGCTGGGGCACGCATGAGAAGTCGCTGCCGGACATCGGCCGCACCCATGCTGCCGGCTGCGGCGCTGCGATCTATCTGCTTTCGCCCGGCGCCAACACCCGCGTGCGTAGCTGGTGCCCGACGCCCGGCGCGCAATTCGGCTTCCTCGTCACGCATAATGAGGCGATTTCGATCGCCGATTACCTGACGGTGCGCGACGGCGCGGGCAATGTCGCCTACCGGCCGACCTGCCATTACGCCTATCATCCGGCCAATGACGCCGTTCTGTCGCTGCACGAAATCTTCGGCGCCGCCGGCAAGATGCAGCCGAGCTGGAAGATCCTCGACGAGCACGAGATCGTCGACGGCATCGACGAGCTGGGCGTGCTGATCTTCGGCCACGCCAAGAACGCCTATTGGTACGGCTCGCAGCTCTCGATTGAAGAGACCCGCGACCTCGCGCCCTATCAGAACGCCACCGGCCTGCAGGTGTCTTCCGCCGCGCTCGCCGGCATGGTCTGGGCGCTCGAGAATCCGGAAGCCGGCATCGTCGAGGCGGACGAAGTCGACTACAAGCGCTGCCTCGAAGTGCAACTGCCCTATCTCGGGCCGGTGAAGGGCTATTACACCGACTGGACGCCGCTCGAAGGCCGCCCCGGCCTGTTCCCGGAGGACATCGACACGAGCGATCCCTGGCAGTTCAAGAACATTCTGGTTCGCTGA
- a CDS encoding PA0069 family radical SAM protein, giving the protein MGRLAEISTDAQAQIGALVDPERRRGRGSLSKRSGRYEKEIREEADDGWGSLETLEALKTNIHVEKPRSIITKNDSPDIAFDRSINPYRGCEHGCVYCFARPTHAYMGFSPGLDFETEIFVKEGAAQLLERELSAQNYAPKVIAIGTNTDPYQPSEKRHRIMRSILEVLARVKHPVAIVTKSALVLRDLDLLAPMAKDGLAKVAFSVTTLDPRLARIMEPRAATPERRLDAMEKLAAAGVPVAVMAAPIIPAINDDEIEAILTRAHAAGAREAGYIMLRLPLEVRDLFSEWLVANFPDKARRALSLVRSTRGGKLYDPTFGKRFTGEGPYAWMLGRRFELAAKRLGFSNSTFKLRTDLFEPPRRGPQQLSLF; this is encoded by the coding sequence ATGGGTCGGCTCGCTGAAATCTCGACGGATGCGCAGGCGCAAATCGGCGCGCTGGTCGACCCCGAGCGGCGGCGCGGGCGCGGTTCGCTGTCGAAGCGCAGCGGCCGCTATGAAAAGGAAATCCGCGAGGAAGCGGACGACGGCTGGGGCTCGCTCGAGACCCTGGAGGCGCTGAAGACCAACATTCACGTCGAAAAGCCGCGCTCGATCATCACGAAGAATGATTCTCCCGACATCGCTTTCGATCGCTCGATCAACCCCTATCGCGGCTGCGAGCATGGCTGCGTTTATTGTTTCGCGCGGCCGACGCACGCCTATATGGGGTTTTCGCCGGGGCTCGATTTCGAGACCGAAATTTTCGTCAAAGAAGGCGCGGCGCAGCTTTTGGAGCGCGAACTCTCGGCTCAAAATTACGCGCCGAAAGTCATCGCCATCGGCACGAACACCGATCCGTATCAGCCTTCTGAAAAGCGCCACCGCATCATGCGCTCCATTCTGGAAGTTCTGGCGCGCGTGAAACATCCGGTTGCGATCGTGACGAAATCGGCGCTCGTCTTGCGCGATCTCGATCTTCTGGCCCCGATGGCGAAAGACGGGCTCGCCAAGGTCGCTTTTTCGGTGACGACGCTCGATCCACGCCTTGCCCGGATCATGGAGCCCCGCGCCGCCACGCCTGAGCGCCGGCTCGACGCCATGGAAAAGCTCGCCGCCGCCGGCGTGCCGGTCGCCGTGATGGCCGCGCCGATCATTCCCGCCATCAATGACGACGAGATCGAGGCGATCCTCACCCGCGCCCACGCCGCCGGCGCGCGCGAGGCCGGCTACATCATGCTGCGTCTGCCGCTCGAAGTGCGCGATCTCTTCAGCGAGTGGCTGGTCGCCAATTTCCCCGACAAGGCCCGCCGCGCCCTGTCGCTCGTGCGCTCGACGCGCGGCGGCAAGCTATATGATCCGACCTTCGGCAAACGCTTTACAGGCGAGGGGCCTTACGCGTGGATGCTCGGCCGGCGTTTCGAGCTCGCCGCCAAGCGTCTCGGCTTTTCGAACTCGACGTTCAAATTGCGAACGGACCTCTTCGAGCCGCCGCGCCGAGGTCCTCAGCAGCTCAGCCTCTTTTGA
- a CDS encoding ribonuclease HII: MSAGPDFRIEGRLHRQGIWPVAGVDEVGRGPLAGPVAAAAVILDPKRLPRGLDDSKGLNQKEREAAFERIMEKAIAVSIAFVTPAEIDAINIRQASLAAMVRAVATLSHAPAYVLVDGSDPPRLACPCRAIVKGDASTLSIAAASIVAKVARDAMMRRLAAHYPSYGFETNVGYAARRHLDALRENGPTPAHRLSFSPLREKV; this comes from the coding sequence ATGAGCGCCGGCCCCGACTTCCGCATCGAAGGCCGGTTGCATCGGCAGGGAATCTGGCCGGTCGCCGGCGTGGACGAAGTCGGGCGCGGCCCGCTCGCCGGGCCGGTGGCCGCCGCCGCGGTCATTCTCGATCCAAAGCGCCTCCCGCGCGGGTTGGACGACTCGAAAGGCCTGAACCAGAAAGAGCGGGAAGCCGCATTCGAGCGGATTATGGAAAAGGCGATCGCCGTCAGCATCGCCTTCGTCACGCCCGCTGAGATCGACGCCATCAACATCCGACAAGCATCGCTCGCGGCCATGGTCCGCGCGGTCGCCACCCTGTCGCACGCGCCGGCCTATGTGCTTGTCGACGGCTCCGATCCGCCGCGCCTCGCCTGCCCGTGCCGCGCGATCGTCAAGGGAGACGCGTCGACCTTATCCATCGCCGCTGCGTCGATCGTCGCTAAAGTCGCGCGCGACGCAATGATGCGGCGACTTGCCGCACACTACCCGAGCTATGGATTCGAAACCAATGTCGGCTACGCCGCACGGCGCCATCTCGACGCCTTGCGCGAGAACGGCCCAACTCCCGCACATCGCTTAAGCTTCTCGCCGCTGCGGGAGAAAGTATAA
- a CDS encoding site-specific DNA-methyltransferase gives MSSARVGAARLKSRIKVTRTGLSIAGPLHAQPARNTILRGDCVKLMQTLPEESVDLVFADPPYNLQLANKLTRPDQSLVDAVDDDWDKFADFSTYDAFTRDWLAAARRVMKPTATIFVIGSYHNIFRVGAIMQDLGFWILNDIVWRKNNPMPNFRGRRFTNAHETMIWAARDPAVKSYTFNYEALKAGNEDCQMRSDWLLPICTGSERLKDSEGRKAHPTQKPETLLARVLLSASNPGDLVLDPFFGTGTTGAVAKRLRRDFIGLEREDGYAQAAAARIAAVEPLSEDAVALAPSKRAEPRIAFGSLVEAGMIAPGAVLTDVKKRHTAIVRADGAVSLSGFVGSIHKTGALAQGLPACNGWTFWHFETNGRLAPIDELRSQAREALREAAE, from the coding sequence ATGAGTAGCGCGCGCGTCGGGGCGGCCCGCCTCAAATCCCGGATAAAGGTCACGCGTACCGGGTTATCCATCGCCGGGCCGCTCCACGCGCAGCCTGCCAGAAATACGATATTGCGCGGCGATTGCGTCAAGCTGATGCAGACGCTCCCTGAAGAGAGCGTCGATCTCGTCTTCGCGGATCCGCCCTATAATCTCCAGCTCGCCAATAAGTTGACGCGCCCGGACCAGAGCCTCGTCGACGCCGTCGATGACGACTGGGACAAATTCGCCGACTTCTCGACCTATGACGCCTTCACGCGCGACTGGCTCGCCGCCGCCCGCCGCGTCATGAAGCCAACGGCGACGATCTTCGTCATTGGCTCCTATCACAATATCTTCCGCGTCGGCGCGATCATGCAGGATCTCGGATTCTGGATCCTGAACGACATCGTCTGGCGCAAGAACAATCCGATGCCGAATTTCCGCGGCCGTCGCTTCACCAACGCCCATGAGACGATGATCTGGGCGGCGCGCGACCCGGCCGTGAAGAGCTACACCTTCAACTATGAAGCGTTGAAGGCCGGCAATGAGGATTGCCAGATGCGCTCGGATTGGCTCCTGCCGATCTGCACCGGCTCCGAGCGGCTGAAAGACTCGGAAGGCCGCAAGGCGCATCCGACGCAAAAGCCGGAGACGCTACTCGCGCGCGTGCTCCTCTCCGCCTCCAATCCCGGCGATCTTGTGCTTGATCCCTTCTTTGGCACCGGCACAACGGGCGCGGTCGCGAAACGATTGCGCCGAGATTTTATCGGACTCGAGCGCGAGGACGGCTATGCTCAGGCGGCGGCCGCGCGCATCGCCGCCGTCGAGCCGCTTTCCGAAGACGCGGTTGCGCTCGCGCCATCCAAACGCGCCGAACCGCGCATTGCTTTTGGGAGCCTCGTCGAAGCGGGCATGATCGCGCCCGGCGCCGTGCTGACGGACGTCAAAAAACGCCATACGGCGATCGTGCGCGCCGACGGCGCCGTCTCGCTCTCGGGTTTCGTCGGCTCAATTCACAAGACCGGCGCGCTGGCGCAGGGTCTCCCGGCCTGCAATGGCTGGACCTTTTGGCACTTCGAGACAAACGGCCGCCTGGCGCCGATCGACGAATTGCGCTCCCAGGCGCGCGAAGCGCTCCGCGAAGCCGCGGAGTAA
- a CDS encoding undecaprenyl-diphosphate phosphatase — MATACTNGLDTGFVDLGYMKVAALGVVQGISELLPISSTAHMRIVPALLGWKDPGSAFSAAMQLAALAAVVSYFWGDIRALAVGSIGAIRRRDFNDWTFRFVLWIGFATVPIGLAGILLSHTLNTCGSPLRSLPVIGISCVVMAALLALAELYCNHKRTLDHVSLKDALIVGFAQVGALVPGVSRSGSTLTAALFLDLKREEAARFSFLLGLPAIALAGLKELWELHKAHLDFHGWSVLSLGLLVASISAFAAIWGLLRILERFSAWPFVAYRAFIGVVLLVGFYGGFLV, encoded by the coding sequence ATGGCGACGGCTTGCACCAATGGTCTCGACACAGGTTTTGTCGACCTCGGTTATATGAAAGTGGCGGCGCTCGGCGTCGTTCAGGGCATTTCCGAGCTTCTGCCGATCTCCTCCACGGCGCATATGCGCATCGTGCCGGCGCTGCTCGGCTGGAAGGACCCGGGCTCCGCTTTCTCCGCCGCCATGCAGCTCGCCGCGCTCGCCGCGGTGGTCAGCTATTTCTGGGGCGACATCCGCGCGCTGGCTGTGGGCTCCATTGGCGCAATTCGGCGGCGCGACTTCAACGACTGGACCTTCCGTTTCGTCCTTTGGATCGGCTTCGCGACCGTGCCGATCGGGCTCGCCGGCATTCTCCTGTCGCACACGCTCAACACTTGCGGCTCGCCGCTGCGATCGCTTCCGGTCATCGGCATTTCCTGCGTCGTCATGGCCGCACTGCTCGCGCTCGCCGAGCTTTACTGCAATCATAAGCGCACGCTCGACCATGTGAGCCTGAAAGACGCCTTGATCGTCGGCTTCGCCCAGGTCGGCGCGCTTGTTCCCGGCGTGTCGCGCTCGGGTTCGACGCTGACGGCGGCGCTCTTTCTCGACCTCAAGCGCGAAGAAGCCGCGCGCTTCTCCTTCCTGCTTGGCCTGCCCGCGATCGCACTCGCCGGCCTCAAGGAATTATGGGAGCTGCACAAGGCGCATCTCGATTTTCACGGCTGGTCGGTGCTGTCGCTTGGGCTTCTCGTGGCGTCGATTTCCGCCTTTGCGGCGATCTGGGGCCTGCTGCGCATTCTGGAGCGCTTTTCCGCCTGGCCCTTCGTCGCCTATCGCGCCTTCATCGGCGTCGTGCTGCTCGTGGGCTTTTACGGCGGCTTCCTGGTCTAA
- a CDS encoding OFA family MFS transporter → MDAAVAPQPSFLSRERSIASPTFNRWLVPPAALAVHLCIGMAYGFSVFWLPLSRIVGGAAPKECPADMGFFQTIVATNCDWKISMLGWTFTLFFVLLGSSAAIFGHWLETAGPRKAGLAAAFCWCGGLLISALGVYLHQIWMLWLGSGVIGGVGLGLGYISPVSTLIKWFPDRRGLATGLAIMGFGGGAMIGAPLADRLMGYFATPTSPGVWQTFVALAGIYFIFMVSGSLGYRVPADGWAPKGWTPPAPAANAMVTHRHVHLDVAWKTPQFWLLWGVLCLNVSAGIGVLGMASPMLQEVFGGKLIGLDLGFDALNADQKKQIAAIAAGFTGLLSLCNIGGRIGWASASDAFGRKVTYAIFFVLGLALYAAAPFAAKGGLVFLFVLLFAVIITMYGGGFATIPAYLADIFGTHYVGAIHGRLLTAWSTAGVLGPVLVNYIREYQLSIGVPREAAYNQTMYVLASLLLAGLVCNLLVRPVAEKYYMTDEEVAAEKKTSVAAVKQEEEEIHADFEDFLEEGLEPHDPVPSVALRAAPRLSPVLILSWLAVGVPLAWGVSITLLKAMALFK, encoded by the coding sequence ATGGACGCCGCTGTTGCGCCGCAACCAAGTTTCCTGAGCCGCGAGCGCTCCATCGCCTCGCCGACATTCAACCGCTGGCTCGTTCCGCCGGCCGCGCTCGCCGTGCATCTTTGCATCGGCATGGCCTATGGCTTCTCGGTGTTCTGGCTGCCGCTGTCGCGCATCGTCGGCGGCGCGGCGCCCAAGGAATGCCCGGCCGACATGGGCTTCTTCCAGACGATCGTCGCAACCAATTGCGACTGGAAGATCAGCATGCTGGGCTGGACCTTCACGCTCTTCTTCGTTCTGCTCGGCTCCTCGGCGGCGATCTTTGGCCATTGGCTGGAGACGGCCGGCCCCCGCAAAGCCGGCCTCGCCGCCGCCTTCTGCTGGTGCGGCGGCCTGCTCATTTCGGCGCTGGGCGTCTATCTTCACCAGATCTGGATGCTCTGGCTCGGCTCCGGCGTCATCGGCGGCGTCGGCCTCGGCCTCGGCTATATCTCGCCCGTCTCGACGCTCATCAAATGGTTTCCCGACCGGCGCGGCCTGGCGACCGGCCTCGCCATTATGGGCTTTGGCGGCGGCGCCATGATCGGCGCGCCACTCGCCGATCGGCTGATGGGCTATTTCGCGACGCCGACCTCGCCGGGCGTCTGGCAGACCTTCGTGGCGCTCGCCGGCATTTATTTCATCTTCATGGTCAGCGGCTCGCTGGGCTATCGCGTGCCGGCCGACGGCTGGGCGCCCAAGGGCTGGACGCCGCCGGCGCCGGCCGCCAACGCCATGGTCACCCATCGCCACGTCCATCTCGACGTCGCCTGGAAGACCCCGCAATTCTGGCTGCTCTGGGGCGTGCTCTGCCTCAATGTGTCGGCCGGCATCGGCGTGCTCGGCATGGCCTCGCCCATGCTGCAGGAGGTCTTCGGCGGCAAGCTCATCGGCCTCGACCTCGGCTTCGACGCCCTCAACGCCGACCAGAAGAAGCAGATCGCCGCCATCGCCGCGGGCTTCACCGGCCTCTTGAGCCTGTGCAACATCGGCGGGCGCATTGGCTGGGCCTCGGCCTCAGACGCCTTCGGCCGCAAGGTCACTTATGCGATCTTCTTCGTGCTCGGCCTCGCGCTCTACGCCGCGGCGCCTTTCGCGGCAAAGGGCGGGCTCGTCTTCCTGTTCGTGCTGCTCTTCGCCGTCATCATCACAATGTATGGCGGCGGCTTCGCGACTATTCCGGCGTATCTCGCGGATATTTTCGGCACGCATTACGTCGGCGCCATTCATGGCCGGCTGCTGACCGCCTGGTCGACGGCGGGCGTGCTCGGCCCGGTTCTGGTCAACTACATTCGCGAATATCAGCTTTCGATCGGCGTGCCCCGCGAAGCCGCCTATAACCAGACAATGTATGTGCTCGCCAGCCTGCTGCTGGCGGGGCTTGTCTGCAATCTCCTCGTTCGGCCGGTCGCCGAGAAATATTATATGACCGATGAAGAGGTCGCGGCCGAGAAGAAGACCAGCGTCGCCGCGGTGAAGCAGGAAGAGGAAGAGATCCACGCCGATTTCGAGGATTTTCTGGAGGAGGGGCTGGAGCCGCATGACCCTGTGCCCTCGGTCGCCCTTCGCGCGGCGCCGCGCCTCTCGCCGGTCTTGATCCTCTCCTGGCTCGCGGTCGGCGTCCCGCTCGCCTGGGGCGTATCGATCACGTTGTTGAAGGCGATGGCGCTGTTCAAATGA
- the prfB gene encoding peptide chain release factor 2 (programmed frameshift), whose translation MRAEPLALKEQIEQSMGLLRRHLDVETATRRLAELNVKAEDPNFWNNADEAQKLMRERTQLEEQMGAIDRLARDLEDALTLVELGEEAGDEATEKEGVEALKALLKEAQRRQIEALFSGEADGNDTFIEIHSGAGGTESQDWARMLFRMYARWGERKKFKVEVIEETAGEEAGIKSGTLLVKGHNAHGWAKTESGVHRLVRISPFDSNARRHTSFASVWVYPVVDDRIEVNINESDCRIDTYRSSGAGGQHVNTTDSAIRITHMPTGIVVACQAERSQHKNRATAWNMLRARLYERELEMREAEANKAAASKTDIGWGHQIRSYVLQPYQLVKDLRTGVTSGTPSEVLDGELDDFMQASLAQRIYGGGPEKVEDVE comes from the exons ATGCGCGCCGAGCCGCTTGCGCTCAAAGAACAGATCGAGCAGTCCATGGGACTGCTGAGGAGGCATCTT GACGTCGAGACTGCAACCCGCCGTCTCGCCGAACTGAACGTCAAGGCCGAAGACCCCAATTTCTGGAACAACGCCGACGAAGCGCAGAAGCTCATGCGCGAACGCACCCAGCTCGAGGAGCAGATGGGCGCGATCGACAGGCTTGCGCGCGATCTCGAAGACGCGTTGACGCTCGTCGAGCTTGGCGAGGAAGCCGGCGACGAGGCGACCGAGAAAGAGGGCGTCGAGGCGCTCAAAGCCCTGCTCAAGGAGGCCCAGCGCCGTCAGATCGAGGCGCTGTTCTCGGGTGAAGCCGACGGCAACGACACCTTCATCGAAATCCACTCGGGCGCTGGCGGCACCGAGAGCCAGGACTGGGCGCGCATGCTGTTTCGCATGTACGCCCGTTGGGGCGAGCGCAAGAAGTTCAAAGTCGAGGTGATCGAGGAGACCGCCGGCGAAGAGGCCGGCATCAAATCGGGCACGCTTCTGGTCAAGGGCCACAACGCCCATGGCTGGGCAAAGACCGAATCGGGCGTGCATCGTCTGGTGCGCATCTCGCCCTTCGACTCGAACGCGCGGCGCCATACGAGCTTCGCCTCGGTGTGGGTCTATCCGGTGGTGGACGACCGGATCGAGGTCAATATCAACGAGTCGGACTGCCGTATCGACACGTATAGATCGTCCGGCGCGGGCGGTCAGCACGTGAACACGACCGATTCGGCGATCCGCATCACCCATATGCCGACCGGCATTGTCGTGGCCTGTCAGGCCGAGCGCTCACAGCACAAGAATCGCGCGACCGCCTGGAACATGCTGCGCGCCCGTCTCTATGAGCGCGAGCTGGAAATGCGCGAGGCCGAGGCGAACAAGGCAGCCGCCAGCAAGACCGATATCGGTTGGGGGCACCAGATTCGTTCTTACGTTCTGCAGCCCTACCAGCTCGTGAAGGACCTGCGCACCGGCGTCACGTCCGGCACGCCGTCCGAAGTGCTCGACGGCGAGCTCGACGACTTCATGCAGGCCTCTCTCGCCCAGCGCATCTATGGCGGCGGGCCGGAGAAGGTGGAGGACGTGGAGTAG
- a CDS encoding CorA family divalent cation transporter, whose product MTADRLKEPLHAGIPGCLWIIRFDAQGRAEPGSAADLDALGKAREGFVWLHLDLTDVRARPLIGRIEALSDSAREALRDPIDHQYLEYSENLLSGALLDHERTLAGPASRTDFLRFAIDESFLVTARRRPMSCVDAIRSAVGRGTIVESPFALFEMMTTHIVDELSRTANNIGLAFDRAEDLIIDARGRDARPLLGAGRRDAVRLSRQIGGLVSTLARLEDIEDDPNSAADNALRETASRLVQHTESLARDMQTLQDRARLLQDELNAILNLETNDRLYVLTVVTTLLLPATFVTGFFGMNLKNLPFSESEEGVVYATIVCIFAAGLVLLLMRRWGLTDSEGAEESRPRGSKPPAPPADTSSY is encoded by the coding sequence ATGACCGCCGACCGCCTGAAAGAACCCCTTCACGCCGGCATTCCCGGCTGTCTCTGGATCATCCGCTTCGACGCGCAGGGCCGGGCCGAGCCGGGCTCGGCGGCCGATCTCGACGCGCTCGGCAAGGCGCGCGAGGGCTTTGTCTGGCTGCATCTCGATCTGACCGACGTGCGCGCACGGCCGCTCATCGGCCGGATCGAGGCGCTCTCGGACAGCGCGCGCGAGGCGCTCCGCGATCCGATCGATCACCAATATCTCGAATATTCGGAAAACCTGCTGAGCGGCGCCCTGCTCGATCACGAGCGCACCCTCGCCGGCCCGGCCTCGCGCACGGATTTCCTGCGCTTTGCGATCGACGAAAGCTTCCTGGTGACCGCCCGGCGGCGGCCGATGAGCTGCGTCGACGCCATCCGCAGCGCCGTTGGCCGCGGGACGATCGTCGAGTCGCCCTTCGCGCTTTTCGAGATGATGACGACCCATATCGTCGACGAGCTGAGCAGGACCGCGAACAACATCGGCCTCGCCTTCGATCGCGCCGAGGATTTGATCATCGACGCGCGCGGGCGCGATGCGCGGCCTTTGCTCGGCGCCGGGCGCCGCGACGCCGTGCGGCTCTCGCGGCAGATTGGCGGCCTTGTCTCGACGCTGGCGCGCCTCGAAGACATCGAGGACGATCCCAATAGCGCCGCCGACAATGCGCTGCGCGAGACGGCGTCACGGCTGGTGCAGCATACCGAATCGCTCGCCCGCGACATGCAAACCCTGCAGGATCGCGCCCGCCTGCTGCAGGACGAGCTGAACGCCATTCTCAATCTCGAGACCAACGACCGGCTCTATGTGCTGACCGTGGTCACGACGCTCTTGCTGCCGGCGACCTTCGTCACTGGTTTTTTCGGGATGAATCTCAAGAATCTGCCTTTCTCGGAAAGCGAGGAGGGCGTCGTCTACGCCACCATCGTCTGTATTTTTGCGGCGGGACTTGTCCTGCTGTTGATGCGACGCTGGGGCCTCACCGATTCAGAGGGCGCCGAAGAAAGCCGGCCGCGCGGCTCCAAGCCGCCGGCGCCGCCGGCCGACACCAGCAGTTACTGA